The following coding sequences lie in one Arthrobacter sp. SLBN-122 genomic window:
- a CDS encoding pyridoxal phosphate-dependent decarboxylase family protein: MAHGEDGYAAALAAAARHAQAWLDSLADRHVGPSLHATELAPVFGGPLPAAGMPADEVIGFLAGAAEPGLMAMPSGRFFGWVIGGTLPAAMASDWLVSAWDQNAGLRYATPATAAIEEAAGQWVLELLGLPSTADVGFVTGATMANFTGMAAARWRLLADAGWDLDRDGLFGAPRIRCFVGRERHDTVDLGLRYLGLGQPTQVDADGQGRLVPAALDAALSAGTGPALVCLQAGNLHSGAFDPFTEAIAVARKHGAWVHVDGAFGLWAAAAPELRHLMRGCGEADSWGTDAHKTLNVPYDCGIAVVRDPSALRAAMGLHASYLVHDAEGPGDPFEKVPELSRRARGVPVWAALKSLGRDGVAAQVGGLAAAAAAIAEGMAGLDGVEVLNDVGYTQVCLAFGDDDTTRAVTARVIEEGKVWMSGSRWRDRDILRVSVSNWHTSGGEVATAVDAVRSALAAMRNA, encoded by the coding sequence ATGGCACACGGCGAAGACGGGTATGCCGCCGCTCTGGCGGCCGCAGCACGGCACGCGCAGGCCTGGCTGGACAGCCTTGCGGACCGCCATGTGGGACCCAGCCTGCACGCCACCGAGCTCGCTCCCGTTTTCGGCGGGCCGCTGCCGGCCGCGGGCATGCCAGCCGATGAGGTGATCGGCTTCCTGGCCGGGGCCGCCGAACCCGGACTCATGGCCATGCCCTCCGGCCGGTTCTTCGGCTGGGTTATTGGCGGGACCCTCCCAGCGGCCATGGCGTCGGACTGGCTGGTCAGTGCCTGGGACCAGAACGCCGGTCTCCGTTATGCCACTCCGGCCACCGCCGCCATCGAGGAAGCCGCCGGGCAGTGGGTGCTGGAGTTGCTGGGCCTGCCGTCCACTGCCGACGTCGGATTCGTCACCGGAGCCACCATGGCAAATTTCACCGGCATGGCGGCCGCCCGCTGGCGGCTGCTCGCCGACGCAGGGTGGGACCTGGACCGGGACGGCCTCTTCGGCGCGCCCCGGATCCGCTGTTTCGTGGGACGGGAACGGCACGACACCGTGGACCTTGGCCTGCGCTATCTGGGCCTGGGACAGCCGACGCAGGTCGACGCCGATGGGCAGGGCCGCCTGGTGCCCGCCGCGCTGGACGCTGCCCTTTCCGCCGGCACCGGCCCCGCCCTCGTATGCCTCCAGGCGGGGAACCTGCACTCCGGTGCCTTCGACCCCTTTACCGAGGCCATCGCCGTCGCACGCAAACATGGTGCCTGGGTGCACGTGGACGGCGCCTTCGGGCTGTGGGCGGCCGCCGCACCAGAGCTTCGCCACCTCATGCGCGGCTGCGGGGAAGCGGACTCCTGGGGCACGGATGCGCACAAAACCCTGAATGTGCCCTACGACTGCGGCATTGCCGTCGTCCGGGACCCGTCGGCCCTGCGCGCGGCGATGGGACTGCACGCGAGCTACCTCGTCCACGACGCTGAAGGTCCGGGCGACCCCTTCGAGAAGGTCCCTGAACTGTCCCGCCGGGCGCGGGGAGTGCCGGTCTGGGCCGCCCTGAAAAGCCTGGGCCGGGACGGGGTTGCAGCCCAGGTGGGTGGACTTGCCGCCGCCGCCGCCGCAATTGCCGAGGGCATGGCGGGCCTGGACGGCGTGGAGGTGCTTAACGACGTCGGCTACACCCAGGTGTGCCTGGCTTTCGGCGACGACGACACCACCCGCGCCGTCACCGCACGCGTTATCGAGGAGGGAAAGGTGTGGATGTCCGGCTCACGCTGGCGGGACCGCGACATCCTCCGGGTTTCGGTGAGCAACTGGCACACGTCCGGCGGGGAAGTGGCCACGGCCGTGGACGCTGTCCGGTCAGCCCTGGCTGCCATGCGGAACGCTTAA
- a CDS encoding aminoglycoside phosphotransferase family protein, which produces MSGPVVSVSIPPDLAARYARSTEGRAWLSKLPGLLEEHLEAWHLEVDLPPGTMPWHGHGGLVVPVRRQDGLPAALKIAFPHDEAKVERHALALWGGRGAAALLAADPGSCAMLLERLDAGRTLAELGMDDAMQVWGGLVRQLGLAPDQRPEWREFGHIAARAEQWSDDLPADWEQLGRPFPRWLLEAALEVCQTRGAVGRRSARDLLVHTDLHFLNILARPDRARHDGMHAPAAYAAIDPQPMIGEPEFAVAPLLWNRLGELPAVQAGPALLSRCHDFSTAAGLDPDVARQWGIAREVENALWYAAHGHTGDLARSLWVASTLAGDTLEGLPHPHALPEPGQDG; this is translated from the coding sequence ATGAGTGGGCCTGTGGTGTCCGTGTCCATCCCGCCGGACCTTGCGGCACGCTACGCGCGCAGCACCGAAGGAAGGGCGTGGCTCAGCAAGCTCCCGGGCCTGCTGGAGGAGCACCTGGAAGCGTGGCACCTCGAGGTTGACCTGCCGCCCGGGACCATGCCGTGGCACGGCCACGGCGGCCTGGTGGTGCCGGTGCGGCGGCAGGACGGGTTGCCGGCAGCCCTCAAGATCGCTTTTCCCCACGACGAGGCCAAAGTGGAGCGGCATGCCCTGGCCCTTTGGGGTGGCCGCGGCGCTGCTGCGCTGCTGGCCGCGGATCCCGGGTCGTGTGCCATGCTCCTGGAACGCCTCGATGCCGGCCGGACCCTGGCGGAGCTGGGGATGGACGACGCCATGCAGGTGTGGGGCGGGTTGGTGCGGCAACTGGGGCTTGCCCCTGACCAGCGGCCCGAGTGGCGGGAGTTCGGCCACATCGCAGCCCGGGCCGAACAGTGGAGTGATGATCTTCCAGCCGACTGGGAGCAGCTGGGCCGGCCATTTCCCAGGTGGCTGTTGGAGGCGGCGCTGGAGGTCTGCCAGACGCGAGGCGCGGTGGGACGCCGGTCCGCCCGCGACCTGCTGGTCCACACGGACCTGCATTTCCTGAACATCCTGGCTCGCCCCGACAGGGCCCGCCATGATGGCATGCATGCTCCAGCTGCTTACGCTGCCATCGATCCGCAGCCGATGATCGGCGAGCCCGAGTTCGCAGTTGCGCCGCTGCTCTGGAACCGCCTTGGGGAGCTGCCGGCGGTCCAGGCCGGGCCGGCGCTGCTCAGTCGCTGCCACGACTTCAGTACTGCCGCCGGGCTGGACCCTGACGTGGCCCGGCAATGGGGCATCGCCAGGGAGGTGGAGAACGCGCTGTGGTACGCCGCCCATGGCCACACTGGCGATCTGGCCAGGTCCCTCTGGGTTGCCAGCACCCTCGCCGGCGACACCCTGGAAGGCCTGCCGCATCCCCATGCGCTGCCGGAACCCGGCCAGGATGGATAA
- a CDS encoding VIT1/CCC1 transporter family protein: MNADDPADAPGASAANQGLNGHLETEPHGNDIAHRLNWLRAGVLGANDGIVSVAAIVVGVAGATAETGPILAAGAAGLVGGAVSMALGEYVSVSSQSDSQRALIEKERRELQEEPEAELAELTAIYQDKGLSPETAAKVAEELTAHDVLAAHLSAELNIDEADIVSPWHAAFASAIAFTIGAILPMLAILLPPPEIRVPLTFVSVLVALALTGALGAWIGGGSKARAAVRVVVGGALALAATFLIGNLLGASGVV; this comes from the coding sequence ATGAACGCGGACGATCCGGCCGATGCACCGGGAGCCAGTGCAGCCAATCAGGGATTGAACGGCCATCTCGAGACCGAACCACACGGCAACGACATCGCGCACCGGCTGAACTGGCTGCGTGCCGGCGTCCTGGGTGCCAATGACGGCATCGTTTCCGTCGCCGCGATTGTGGTGGGCGTGGCCGGGGCCACTGCCGAGACCGGCCCTATCCTTGCGGCGGGTGCTGCCGGGCTCGTGGGCGGTGCGGTGTCCATGGCCTTGGGCGAATATGTATCGGTCAGCAGCCAAAGCGACAGCCAGCGGGCCCTGATCGAGAAGGAAAGGCGCGAACTCCAGGAAGAACCGGAAGCGGAACTGGCAGAACTGACGGCGATCTACCAGGACAAGGGCCTCAGCCCCGAAACAGCCGCCAAAGTTGCCGAGGAACTGACCGCCCACGATGTGCTGGCGGCGCACCTGTCCGCCGAACTCAATATCGATGAGGCGGACATCGTCAGCCCCTGGCACGCGGCTTTTGCCTCCGCCATCGCCTTCACCATTGGGGCCATCCTGCCCATGCTGGCCATCCTGCTTCCGCCACCGGAGATCCGCGTTCCGCTGACCTTCGTTTCAGTCCTGGTGGCCCTGGCACTGACGGGTGCCCTCGGTGCGTGGATCGGCGGTGGTTCGAAAGCCCGGGCGGCCGTGCGCGTGGTGGTTGGCGGTGCCCTGGCGCTCGCTGCAACCTTCCTGATCGGCAACCTGCTCGGCGCCTCCGGCGTTGTCTGA
- a CDS encoding DUF4439 domain-containing protein, with amino-acid sequence MKDRRQDSSPRMRPFRFAVFGLAVLVVLSLGLALNPAEKPAPAPPSFSERARAAAFSEAMDLRAAGVELASAGAAESTALEPVVTLLTIQARALSVPASDSGPASASPSPSPSAVAGRPGAGLSGAGLQTPAALVQALANSGAARVEDAETADGGMARLLAGTGTAQLLAAGRLASATGVPAPKGPAGTQEEASAAEATAAACPSPSDPAAAPKTTGPDAAASVGQALAAVITAEQQAAYGYQAALPRLAPAEAGPASEFLLRHKEQAAAAAEHLRSACGAPLPQQPGYVLEPGFLAAPASGLGKLEAATLAAYGDVVAVSQGQDRRWALSALQSAAGRAQRWGADPGPVPGLRLDVDQLPSLPAGAALPARDGAPQSPAAP; translated from the coding sequence GTGAAAGACCGCCGCCAGGACAGCAGCCCGCGCATGCGCCCGTTCCGTTTTGCCGTCTTTGGCCTTGCCGTGCTGGTTGTCCTGAGCCTCGGTTTAGCCCTGAATCCCGCGGAAAAGCCGGCACCTGCCCCGCCTTCGTTCTCCGAGCGCGCCCGGGCGGCGGCGTTCAGCGAGGCGATGGACCTGCGCGCTGCCGGGGTTGAGCTGGCCTCCGCCGGCGCGGCCGAATCCACCGCACTGGAACCGGTTGTGACCTTGCTGACCATCCAGGCCAGGGCACTGTCCGTCCCTGCTTCGGACTCCGGCCCGGCGTCGGCGTCGCCATCGCCATCGCCATCCGCCGTAGCGGGCCGTCCCGGTGCAGGTCTTTCGGGTGCGGGCCTTCAAACCCCCGCCGCGCTGGTCCAGGCGCTGGCCAACAGTGGCGCCGCCCGCGTCGAGGACGCGGAGACGGCCGACGGCGGCATGGCGCGCCTCCTCGCGGGCACCGGCACCGCACAGCTCCTCGCCGCCGGTCGCCTTGCCTCTGCAACGGGGGTACCGGCACCGAAGGGACCGGCAGGAACCCAGGAAGAGGCTTCCGCGGCTGAAGCAACTGCTGCCGCTTGCCCGTCGCCTTCAGATCCGGCTGCCGCCCCGAAGACCACCGGGCCGGATGCTGCCGCAAGCGTGGGCCAGGCACTGGCCGCAGTCATCACCGCGGAGCAACAGGCCGCCTACGGCTACCAGGCGGCACTCCCCCGCCTGGCGCCCGCGGAGGCGGGCCCGGCGTCGGAATTCCTGCTCCGGCACAAGGAACAGGCCGCAGCCGCCGCGGAACACCTCCGGTCCGCCTGCGGGGCGCCCCTGCCGCAACAGCCGGGGTATGTACTTGAGCCAGGCTTCCTGGCTGCACCGGCGTCCGGTTTGGGCAAGCTCGAGGCGGCCACACTGGCGGCCTACGGGGACGTGGTGGCGGTGTCCCAGGGTCAGGACCGGAGGTGGGCGCTGTCAGCGCTGCAGTCCGCCGCGGGCCGGGCCCAGCGGTGGGGTGCAGATCCCGGACCCGTTCCAGGGCTGCGCCTGGATGTTGACCAGCTGCCGTCCCTTCCTGCCGGCGCTGCCCTGCCTGCTCGAGACGGCGCACCACAGTCACCTGCTGCGCCCTGA
- the rimP gene encoding ribosome maturation factor RimP produces MSNAEATASPDHTGTGSGSAPAHNPEAARLRALLEPAVQANRLYLEDVAIIPGSHRVVHVVVDLPQEESGGVSLDVIADISRVLSDVLDNDPNDDGRPYDLEVSSPGVGRPLTEPRHWYRARGRMAKVNVIQGENITGRIQSVDDGGVTLVPEVAVKKGMKPRQGEPLKLPFDRIRNGKVEIEFSHLPEDGLEPEHNGPSEEA; encoded by the coding sequence GTGAGCAATGCAGAAGCCACGGCTTCACCAGACCATACCGGTACGGGAAGCGGATCCGCGCCGGCCCACAACCCCGAAGCTGCCCGGCTGCGGGCCCTCCTGGAACCCGCCGTCCAGGCCAACCGCCTGTACCTGGAGGACGTGGCCATCATCCCCGGCTCGCACCGCGTGGTCCACGTAGTGGTGGACCTCCCCCAGGAGGAAAGCGGAGGGGTCAGCCTGGACGTCATTGCGGACATCTCCAGGGTGCTCTCGGATGTGCTGGACAACGATCCCAACGACGACGGCCGTCCCTATGACCTCGAAGTGTCCTCACCCGGCGTCGGACGCCCCTTAACGGAGCCCCGGCACTGGTACCGCGCCCGGGGCCGGATGGCCAAGGTGAACGTCATCCAGGGCGAGAACATCACCGGACGCATCCAGTCCGTGGACGATGGGGGAGTCACCCTGGTCCCCGAGGTCGCCGTCAAGAAGGGCATGAAGCCCCGCCAGGGCGAACCCTTAAAACTTCCTTTCGACAGGATCCGCAACGGAAAAGTCGAGATCGAATTCAGCCACCTCCCCGAGGATGGTCTGGAACCTGAACACAATGGACCTTCTGAGGAGGCCTGA
- the nusA gene encoding transcription termination factor NusA has product MDIDMSALRLLEREREIPLDLLIPTIEQALLVAYHKSPGAFEKARAELDRKSGHVTIWAVEIDDDGAPIGEFEHTPEGFGRIAASTARQIILQRLRDVEDDNVLGEFKGREGELVSGTIQQGNNPHMIQVNLGSLEALLPPPEQVPGEKYIHGNRLRALVIDVHRGTKGPSVTLSRSHPGLVRKLFELEVPEIADHSVEIVALAREAGHRTKIAVKANTPGINAKGACIGEMGSRVRAVMTELNDEKIDIVDFSENPATFIASALSPSRVNSVTITDEATRSARVVVPDYQLSLAIGKEGQNARLAAKLTGWRIDIVSDAAVARDK; this is encoded by the coding sequence ATGGATATTGACATGAGCGCACTGAGACTTTTGGAGCGTGAGCGTGAAATCCCGCTGGACCTCCTGATCCCCACCATCGAGCAGGCGCTCCTGGTGGCATACCACAAGTCACCCGGCGCCTTCGAGAAAGCGCGCGCCGAGCTGGACCGCAAGAGCGGGCACGTCACCATTTGGGCTGTGGAGATTGACGACGACGGCGCCCCCATCGGTGAATTCGAGCACACCCCGGAAGGGTTTGGCCGGATCGCCGCCAGCACCGCACGCCAGATCATCCTGCAGCGCCTGCGCGATGTTGAGGACGACAACGTCCTGGGCGAATTCAAGGGCCGCGAGGGCGAGTTGGTGTCCGGCACCATCCAGCAGGGCAACAACCCGCACATGATCCAGGTCAACCTCGGCTCGCTCGAGGCCCTCCTGCCGCCGCCCGAGCAGGTTCCCGGTGAGAAGTACATCCACGGCAACCGGCTGCGCGCCCTGGTCATCGACGTGCACCGCGGCACCAAGGGTCCGTCCGTCACGCTCTCCCGGTCCCACCCCGGCCTGGTCCGCAAGCTCTTCGAACTCGAAGTACCCGAGATCGCCGACCACTCGGTGGAAATCGTTGCCCTGGCCCGCGAAGCCGGCCACCGCACCAAGATTGCCGTCAAGGCGAACACCCCGGGGATCAACGCCAAGGGTGCCTGCATCGGTGAGATGGGCTCACGCGTCCGCGCAGTCATGACCGAGTTGAACGACGAAAAGATCGACATTGTCGACTTCAGCGAAAACCCGGCCACCTTCATCGCCAGCGCACTCTCGCCGTCGCGCGTGAATTCCGTCACCATCACGGACGAAGCCACGCGTTCGGCCCGGGTGGTGGTCCCTGACTACCAGCTGTCCCTGGCCATCGGCAAGGAGGGCCAGAACGCCCGGCTGGCGGCGAAGCTGACCGGCTGGCGGATCGACATCGTCTCCGACGCCGCGGTGGCCCGCGACAAGTAA
- a CDS encoding YlxR family protein has translation MTVAEVLSTGSQPERTCIGCRKKGPRSQLLRLVAEGSGSTAVLVDERRRMSGRGAWLHPSESCLALAVKRRAFGRALPGATETAAVEHWITRGPNVDAAPVAATPTVQPESGSEI, from the coding sequence ATGACCGTGGCAGAAGTGCTTTCCACCGGAAGTCAGCCTGAACGTACCTGCATCGGATGCCGGAAAAAGGGCCCGCGGTCGCAGTTGCTCCGGCTCGTCGCCGAAGGCAGCGGGTCAACCGCTGTCCTGGTGGATGAACGACGCCGGATGTCTGGCCGGGGTGCATGGCTGCACCCCAGCGAATCGTGCCTGGCTCTTGCGGTCAAGCGGCGAGCATTCGGACGCGCCCTTCCCGGCGCAACCGAAACAGCCGCCGTCGAACACTGGATCACGCGAGGCCCGAACGTTGACGCCGCCCCGGTGGCTGCAACACCAACCGTCCAACCTGAAAGCGGGTCAGAAATCTGA
- the infB gene encoding translation initiation factor IF-2 yields MAKVRVHELAKELGITSKDAVTKLQELGEFVRSASSTIEAPVVRKLRNAFPDAAAKSAAPAAAPAAAPKAPAPAAESRPSAPAPGPAAPKAPAPKAQAQAPAAPSAPAQAEAPATPAAAPAAPAAPSSAAPTSGAPSTGAKPGARPAPKADTPAPSTRPGGSAPGASGPRPGGPRPGNNPFATSQGMPRGRGGDGERAPRPGNNPFATSQGMPRPGGSRNDGDRPGGPRPAAGAGGPRPGGPRPAAGAGGPRPAAGAGGPRPGAPRPGGPRPTPGMMPNRTERPAPAGAGRPGGGGRGPGRPGGAPGTGGPGAGGGAPAGGGFGKGGRGRGGTQGAFGKGGAGRGKQRKSKRAKRQELEQMSAPSLGGVSVPRGDGNTVIRLRRGSSITDFADKIEANPAALVTVLFHLGEMATATQSLDEETFALLGEELGYKLQVVSPEDEERELLSGFDIDFDAELEAEGDEQLEARPPVVTVMGHVDHGKTRLLDAIRKSDVMAGEHGGITQHIGAYQVTHNHEGDDRKITFIDTPGHEAFTAMRARGAKVTDIAILVVAADDGVMPQTVEALNHAQAANVPIVVAVNKIDKEGANPEKVRGQLTEYGLVPEEYGGDTMFVEVSARQNLNIDELLEAVLLTADAALDMRANPNKDARGIAIEANLDKGRGAVATVLVQSGTLRVGDTIVAGTAHGRVRAMFDDDGSALTEAGPSRPVQVLGLSNVPRAGDTFFVTADERTARQIAEKREAADRNAALAKRRKRISLEDFDQAVAEGKIDTLNLILKGDVSGAVEALEDALLKIDVGEGVQLRVIHRGVGAITQNDVNLATVDSAVIIGFNVKPAERVAELADREGVDMRFYSVIYAAIDDIEAALKGMLKPEYEEVQLGTAEVREVFRSSKFGNIAGSIVRSGIIRRNTKARISRDGKIIGDNLTVETLKRFKDDATEVRTDFECGIGLGSYNDITEGDIIETFEMREKPRV; encoded by the coding sequence GTGGCCAAGGTCCGCGTACACGAGCTCGCCAAAGAGCTCGGTATTACTTCCAAAGATGCAGTGACAAAACTGCAGGAACTGGGCGAATTCGTTCGCTCTGCCTCTTCCACCATTGAGGCCCCCGTTGTGCGTAAACTGCGCAACGCCTTCCCCGACGCCGCTGCCAAGTCAGCGGCACCGGCCGCAGCGCCTGCCGCTGCGCCCAAGGCACCTGCTCCCGCAGCAGAATCACGTCCTTCAGCACCGGCTCCCGGCCCTGCTGCGCCCAAGGCTCCGGCCCCCAAGGCACAGGCACAGGCTCCCGCTGCCCCCTCCGCGCCCGCACAGGCAGAGGCACCGGCCACGCCGGCCGCCGCGCCTGCCGCCCCTGCGGCTCCGTCCTCGGCTGCGCCCACCTCGGGTGCTCCGTCCACCGGTGCCAAGCCCGGTGCACGCCCGGCGCCCAAGGCCGACACCCCGGCTCCGTCCACCCGTCCGGGTGGATCCGCACCGGGTGCGTCCGGCCCCCGTCCCGGCGGTCCCCGCCCGGGTAACAACCCCTTCGCCACCTCGCAGGGCATGCCCCGCGGCCGCGGCGGAGACGGTGAACGCGCCCCCCGTCCGGGCAACAACCCCTTCGCCACCTCGCAGGGCATGCCCCGTCCCGGTGGCAGCCGTAACGACGGCGACCGGCCCGGCGGCCCCCGTCCCGCAGCCGGTGCAGGCGGGCCCCGTCCCGGCGGGCCGCGTCCCGCAGCCGGTGCCGGTGGACCCCGTCCCGCAGCCGGTGCAGGCGGACCCCGTCCGGGTGCACCCCGCCCCGGAGGTCCCCGTCCTACTCCCGGCATGATGCCCAACCGCACTGAGCGTCCCGCACCCGCAGGTGCAGGCCGTCCCGGTGGCGGCGGCCGCGGTCCCGGACGCCCCGGCGGCGCACCCGGCACCGGAGGTCCCGGTGCCGGCGGCGGTGCTCCCGCCGGTGGTGGCTTCGGCAAGGGCGGCCGCGGCCGCGGCGGCACCCAGGGTGCCTTCGGCAAGGGCGGCGCAGGCCGTGGCAAGCAGCGCAAGTCCAAGCGCGCCAAGCGCCAGGAACTTGAGCAGATGAGTGCCCCGTCGCTGGGTGGCGTGAGCGTACCCCGCGGCGACGGCAACACCGTCATCCGGCTCCGCCGTGGTTCGTCCATCACGGACTTCGCCGACAAGATCGAGGCAAACCCGGCCGCACTGGTGACCGTGCTGTTCCACCTTGGTGAAATGGCCACGGCAACGCAGTCGCTGGACGAGGAGACCTTCGCGCTGCTGGGCGAGGAGCTGGGCTACAAGCTCCAGGTCGTGTCGCCGGAAGACGAGGAGCGCGAGCTGCTCTCCGGGTTCGACATCGACTTCGATGCCGAGCTGGAAGCCGAAGGCGACGAGCAACTCGAGGCACGTCCTCCGGTTGTCACCGTCATGGGCCACGTCGACCACGGTAAGACCCGCCTGCTCGATGCCATCCGCAAGTCCGACGTCATGGCCGGCGAACACGGCGGCATCACGCAGCACATCGGTGCCTACCAGGTCACGCACAACCACGAAGGCGACGACCGCAAGATCACCTTCATCGATACCCCGGGTCACGAGGCGTTCACCGCCATGCGTGCCCGTGGTGCGAAGGTCACCGACATCGCCATCCTGGTGGTCGCAGCGGACGACGGCGTCATGCCGCAGACCGTTGAAGCGCTCAACCACGCCCAGGCGGCCAACGTGCCGATCGTCGTGGCAGTGAACAAGATCGACAAGGAAGGCGCCAACCCGGAGAAGGTCCGCGGCCAGCTGACCGAATACGGCCTGGTTCCCGAGGAATACGGTGGCGACACCATGTTCGTGGAGGTCTCTGCCCGCCAGAACCTCAACATCGACGAGCTGCTCGAGGCCGTCCTGCTCACCGCGGACGCCGCCCTGGACATGCGCGCCAACCCGAACAAGGACGCCCGCGGTATTGCGATCGAAGCCAACCTGGACAAGGGTCGCGGTGCCGTTGCCACCGTCCTGGTGCAGTCCGGTACGCTGCGCGTCGGCGACACCATCGTTGCAGGCACGGCCCACGGCCGTGTCCGTGCGATGTTCGACGACGACGGCAGCGCCCTGACCGAGGCCGGCCCGTCCCGCCCCGTCCAGGTGCTGGGTCTGTCCAACGTGCCGCGCGCCGGTGACACCTTCTTCGTGACCGCTGACGAGCGCACCGCCCGCCAGATCGCCGAGAAGCGCGAAGCCGCCGACCGCAACGCCGCCCTGGCCAAGCGCCGCAAGCGCATCAGCCTGGAAGACTTCGACCAGGCCGTCGCCGAAGGCAAGATCGACACCCTCAACCTCATCCTCAAGGGTGACGTGTCCGGTGCCGTGGAAGCCCTCGAAGACGCGCTGCTCAAGATCGATGTCGGGGAAGGCGTGCAGCTGCGCGTCATCCACCGCGGTGTGGGTGCCATCACCCAGAACGATGTCAACCTGGCAACGGTGGACTCCGCCGTCATCATCGGCTTCAACGTCAAGCCCGCCGAGCGGGTTGCCGAACTGGCAGACCGCGAAGGCGTGGACATGCGCTTCTACTCCGTCATCTACGCAGCAATCGATGACATCGAGGCAGCGCTCAAGGGCATGCTCAAGCCGGAATACGAAGAAGTCCAGCTCGGCACCGCCGAGGTCCGCGAAGTCTTCCGCTCCTCCAAGTTCGGAAACATCGCCGGCTCGATCGTCCGCTCGGGCATCATCCGCCGTAACACCAAGGCACGGATCAGCCGCGACGGCAAGATCATCGGTGACAACCTCACCGTTGAGACGCTTAAGCGCTTCAAGGACGACGCCACCGAGGTCCGCACGGACTTCGAATGTGGTATCGGTCTTGGGTCGTACAACGACATCACCGAAGGCGACATCATCGAGACCTTCGAGATGCGCGAGAAGCCGCGCGTCTAG
- the rbfA gene encoding 30S ribosome-binding factor RbfA codes for MADPARAAKLAQRIKVVVAEALGRKVKDPRLEGITVTDARVTNDLQHATVYYTVFGDQAVQADAAKGLEKAKGVLRQEVGRNITVRLTPTLEFVADQIPVNASNLEELLREAKKRDAEVAALAANARHAGDADPYKSDAVAEVDIDEDDFDEEDLDLSDDEDLDEDGNK; via the coding sequence ATGGCTGATCCGGCACGTGCTGCCAAGTTGGCGCAGCGGATTAAGGTTGTTGTTGCTGAGGCTCTGGGCCGGAAGGTCAAGGATCCCCGGCTGGAGGGCATTACTGTTACTGATGCCCGCGTGACCAATGATCTGCAGCATGCCACCGTTTATTACACTGTCTTCGGCGACCAGGCTGTCCAGGCTGATGCTGCCAAGGGGCTTGAGAAGGCCAAGGGTGTGCTCCGGCAGGAAGTTGGACGCAACATTACTGTGCGCCTGACCCCCACCCTTGAGTTCGTGGCCGACCAGATTCCGGTCAATGCCTCCAACCTGGAGGAACTGCTGCGCGAGGCCAAGAAGCGGGATGCCGAGGTTGCTGCCCTGGCTGCCAACGCCCGGCACGCCGGCGATGCGGACCCGTACAAGTCCGACGCCGTGGCGGAAGTGGACATTGACGAGGACGACTTCGACGAAGAGGACCTGGACCTCTCCGATGATGAGGACCTCGACGAGGACGGCAACAAGTAG